Proteins encoded within one genomic window of Macaca fascicularis isolate 582-1 chromosome 16, T2T-MFA8v1.1:
- the MRM3 gene encoding rRNA methyltransferase 3, mitochondrial isoform X4 — MAYPKTQLQHSLPLSLICDNLRDPGNLGTILRSAAGAGCSKVLLTKGCVDPWEPKVLRAGMGAHFQVPIINNLEWETVPNYLPPDTRVYVADNCGLYAQAQMSNKASDHGWVSNQRLLKFQKYEEEEDVETGASQDWLPDVEVQSYDSDWTEAPAAVVIGGETDGVSVESLQLAESTGGKRLLIPVVPGVDSLNSAMAASILLFEGKRQLRGRAEHLSRDRSHH; from the exons ATGGCATATCCAAAGACTCAGCTTCAGCATTCACTGCCTTTATCATTGATTTGTGACAATCTCCGTGACCCTGGGAACCTGGGGACAATTCTGAGATCCGCAGCTGGGGCGGGCTGCAGCAAAGTGCTACTCACCAAAG gCTGTGTGGATCCCTGGGAGCCCAAAGTGCTCCGGGCGGGTATGGGCGCACATTTCCAGGTGCCCATTATCAATAATCTGGAGTGGGAAACCGTGCCCAATTACCTGCCCCCTGACACCCGGGTCTATGTGGCTGACAACTGTGGCCTTTATGCCCAGGCTCAGATGTCTAATAAAGCCAGTGACCACGGCTGGGTGTCTAACCAACGGTTGCTGAAGTTTCAGAAGtatgaagaagaggaagatgtAGAAACGGGAGCCAGTCAAGATTGGCTGCCTGATGTTGAGGTTCAGAGTTACGACTCGGACTGGACAGAGGCGCCGGCAGCTGTGGTGATTGGCGGGGAGACCGACGGCGTGAGCGTGGAGTCCCTGCAGCTGGCAGAGAGCACTGGTGGCAAGAGGCTGCTGATCCCCGTTGTGCCTGGTGTGGACAGCCTCAACTCGGCCATGGCGGCAAGCATCCTGCTTTTCGAAGGGAAACGACAGCTGCGGGGGAGGGCGGAGCACTTGAGCAGGGACAGGAGTCACCACTGA